From the Psychrobacillus sp. FSL K6-4046 genome, one window contains:
- a CDS encoding OsmC family protein, with amino-acid sequence MAITTMSSTANLVGKLQVEVGTRGHQVIIDEPERLGGTDEGMNPLELLLSSLGACQTIVAQMSAKKFGIQYDHISVDLEGDIDTDGFLGLSDIRPGFLEVRYKVNIQSNESPEKIEEFITYVEDHCPALDSLINGVKVVSQGIEIQQTDKI; translated from the coding sequence TTGGCAATTACTACTATGAGTTCAACTGCAAATTTAGTGGGTAAGCTTCAAGTGGAGGTTGGAACACGCGGACATCAAGTTATCATCGACGAACCGGAACGATTAGGTGGTACAGACGAAGGTATGAATCCTTTAGAATTATTACTTTCATCGCTAGGAGCCTGTCAAACAATTGTTGCGCAAATGTCAGCAAAGAAATTTGGCATTCAGTACGATCATATATCTGTTGATTTAGAAGGCGATATTGATACGGATGGTTTCCTTGGACTTTCAGATATTCGTCCTGGTTTTTTAGAGGTAAGATATAAAGTTAATATTCAATCTAATGAATCGCCTGAGAAAATTGAAGAATTCATTACATATGTAGAGGATCATTGTCCCGCACTCGACTCTTTAATTAATGGTGTTAAGGTTGTTTCTCAAGGTATAGAGATTCAACAAACAGACAAGATATAA
- a CDS encoding SRPBCC family protein has product MPTIIYEILIDAPIDLCFDLSRDVAIHTQTTGKTKEKAVGGKVKGLLEKGDSVTLEATHFGVRQRLTAKIIEMDKPHTFRDVMVSGAFHSFTHTHQFSRQENGTLVRDEFVYRSPLGILGRLADLLFLEKYMTNFIKRRSLELKRIAESIESKS; this is encoded by the coding sequence ATGCCAACTATTATATATGAGATTTTAATAGATGCTCCAATAGATCTTTGCTTTGATTTATCACGGGATGTAGCCATACACACTCAAACGACTGGAAAAACAAAGGAAAAGGCTGTTGGTGGTAAAGTAAAAGGGTTATTAGAAAAAGGAGATAGTGTAACATTGGAAGCTACACACTTCGGTGTTCGGCAAAGGTTAACTGCAAAAATTATTGAGATGGACAAGCCTCATACTTTTAGAGACGTTATGGTAAGCGGAGCCTTCCATTCATTTACACACACCCATCAATTTAGCAGACAAGAAAATGGTACATTGGTAAGGGATGAGTTTGTGTATCGTTCCCCTTTGGGAATTCTGGGGAGGTTGGCAGATTTATTATTCCTCGAAAAATACATGACAAATTTCATTAAACGTCGTTCTCTGGAATTAAAAAGGATAGCGGAGAGCATAGAAAGTAAAAGCTAA
- a CDS encoding MerR family transcriptional regulator, with amino-acid sequence MHLPQIHTILNPNVTVRSDTIGTEKLRIGELAEKSGITKRTIDYYTTLGLLDAERSSSNYRYYPYEAIERLRVIEEKKLKGMSLEEIKRELAKDSIEEIDIQEIRLQMQYLEKEVSHLLEQINEKEDNTKHSIKQKVSSESVALMQSLLLLIT; translated from the coding sequence TTGCATTTACCTCAAATTCATACTATACTAAACCCTAACGTTACGGTTAGGAGTGATACTATTGGGACAGAGAAACTAAGAATTGGCGAGTTAGCTGAAAAAAGTGGCATTACTAAGCGTACCATCGATTATTATACTACTCTAGGGCTATTAGATGCTGAACGTTCTAGTTCCAACTATCGTTACTACCCTTATGAGGCTATTGAAAGACTAAGAGTTATAGAAGAGAAAAAGTTAAAAGGTATGTCACTTGAAGAAATAAAAAGAGAGCTTGCCAAAGATAGTATAGAAGAGATTGATATCCAGGAAATACGATTACAGATGCAATATTTAGAAAAAGAAGTTTCTCACTTATTGGAACAAATAAATGAGAAGGAAGATAACACAAAGCATTCCATCAAACAGAAAGTTTCATCAGAAAGTGTTGCTCTTATGCAATCCTTATTATTATTAATCACTTAG
- a CDS encoding hemolysin family protein, which yields MTALNLTIFVILIALTAFFVATEFAIVKVRHSRIDQLVAEGRKGSKAAKQVTSRLDEYLSACQLGITVTALGIGMVGESTFEFILHPLFETIGISTDNIHYFTIGAAFLIATFLHVVVGELAPKTIAIQKAEAVTLVFAKPIMIFYKILYPFIWFLNGSARLLVGLFGMRPASEHELSHTEEELRLLLAESYKSGEINQNELKYVNNVFEFDDRIAREIMVPRTQIIGFERKATFNEVLTTISEERYTRYPVYEEDRDNIIGFINIKDFLTLGINNRITLENFNIEDFVNPVINTIETTPINSLLLKMQKERIHMAILLDEYGGTSGLVTVEDILEEIVGEIRDEFDDDEIADVRKVKEDHYIIHTNVLLDDVAKLLKIDLYNPDVDTIGGWYYTQDIELHMDEQIEYGGYIFSINEKQDNHIQFIEVQKFNA from the coding sequence TTGACCGCATTGAATTTAACTATTTTTGTCATATTAATCGCTTTAACCGCATTCTTCGTAGCTACGGAGTTTGCTATCGTAAAGGTACGTCATTCCAGAATAGATCAGTTAGTAGCAGAAGGTCGTAAAGGTTCTAAGGCTGCAAAACAAGTTACATCACGCTTAGATGAATACCTGTCTGCCTGTCAGCTTGGTATTACTGTAACTGCTTTAGGAATAGGGATGGTTGGTGAATCGACATTCGAATTTATCCTACATCCATTGTTTGAAACAATTGGAATTAGTACGGACAACATTCATTACTTTACGATTGGTGCTGCATTTTTAATCGCTACTTTTTTACATGTCGTGGTCGGTGAGTTGGCTCCAAAAACAATAGCTATCCAAAAAGCAGAAGCAGTTACCCTTGTTTTTGCTAAACCGATTATGATTTTCTATAAAATCCTATATCCATTCATTTGGTTCCTAAATGGATCTGCTCGCTTGCTCGTTGGGCTTTTTGGTATGAGACCAGCATCAGAACATGAACTATCTCACACAGAAGAAGAGCTTCGATTATTACTTGCGGAGAGTTATAAGAGCGGGGAAATTAACCAAAATGAATTGAAGTATGTAAATAATGTATTTGAATTCGATGACCGCATTGCTCGTGAAATCATGGTACCTCGTACTCAAATTATTGGTTTTGAAAGAAAAGCTACCTTTAATGAGGTATTAACTACGATTTCAGAGGAACGTTATACACGCTACCCTGTTTATGAAGAAGATAGAGATAATATCATTGGATTTATTAATATTAAAGATTTCTTAACTCTAGGTATTAATAATCGTATAACATTGGAAAACTTCAATATAGAGGATTTTGTTAATCCTGTGATTAATACTATAGAAACTACTCCGATTAATAGTCTGTTATTAAAAATGCAAAAAGAGCGTATTCATATGGCTATATTGTTAGATGAATATGGTGGTACGTCTGGACTTGTAACCGTTGAAGATATCTTGGAGGAAATTGTAGGAGAAATCCGAGATGAATTTGATGACGACGAAATAGCAGATGTTCGGAAAGTCAAAGAAGACCACTATATCATTCACACAAATGTGTTACTTGATGATGTCGCGAAATTGTTGAAAATAGATCTTTATAATCCTGATGTAGATACAATTGGTGGATGGTATTACACTCAGGACATAGAGTTACACATGGATGAACAAATTGAGTATGGAGGTTATATATTCTCCATCAATGAAAAACAAGACAATCATATCCAATTTATCGAAGTACAAAAATTTAATGCTTAA
- a CDS encoding GNAT family N-acetyltransferase produces MNIRLAQKKDIAQLIQMRWDFTIEHNEKAADHNLEEFQMECRQFLERAIESNSWVIWIAEINEQVVSHIYMELIHKVPRPGRITHPFVYMTNVYTIPAERNKGIGSNLLTVVNKWVESNEYEFVIVWPSDDSIEFYKRKGYISCNEAMTFTPSIKS; encoded by the coding sequence ATGAATATCAGGCTTGCGCAGAAAAAAGATATAGCTCAGTTAATTCAAATGCGTTGGGATTTTACAATAGAACATAATGAAAAAGCGGCTGATCATAATCTAGAGGAATTTCAAATGGAATGTAGACAATTTTTGGAACGAGCAATCGAAAGTAATTCATGGGTTATATGGATTGCAGAAATAAATGAACAGGTAGTATCTCATATTTATATGGAGCTTATTCATAAGGTTCCTCGTCCAGGTAGAATTACTCATCCATTTGTATATATGACCAATGTTTACACTATTCCCGCGGAACGAAACAAAGGAATTGGCTCTAATCTTCTTACAGTAGTGAATAAATGGGTGGAATCGAACGAGTACGAGTTTGTTATCGTTTGGCCAAGTGATGATAGTATTGAGTTTTATAAACGTAAAGGTTATATCAGCTGTAATGAAGCAATGACATTTACGCCTTCAATTAAGAGTTAA